The following are encoded in a window of Tessaracoccus flavescens genomic DNA:
- a CDS encoding TetR/AcrR family transcriptional regulator: protein MTTRQVAEASRVAEGTIFRVFDSLQDLVEATIVSAFSREKLLEMLEGVDLGPDLETKTRSTLSLLTRHLDTIRSLMMAIHHTQGHPDHCIKDELEARRLELDGWLSERFAEHADELRFSPTQYVSFLRLLATGSVLHLDTEIDLDTAASMALGGALRKDQL from the coding sequence GTGACCACCAGGCAGGTCGCGGAGGCGAGCCGCGTGGCCGAGGGCACGATCTTCCGCGTCTTCGACTCGCTCCAGGATCTGGTCGAGGCCACGATCGTCTCCGCCTTCTCACGCGAGAAGCTCCTCGAGATGCTCGAGGGCGTCGACCTCGGCCCTGACCTCGAGACGAAGACCCGCTCGACCCTCTCCCTGCTGACCAGGCATCTGGACACCATCCGCTCGTTGATGATGGCCATCCACCACACGCAGGGTCACCCAGACCACTGCATCAAGGACGAGTTGGAGGCCAGGCGCCTCGAGCTCGACGGATGGCTCAGCGAGCGGTTCGCCGAGCACGCGGACGAACTGCGCTTCTCCCCGACCCAGTACGTCTCATTCCTGAGACTGCTCGCCACCGGCTCAGTCCTGCACCTGGACACCGAGATCGACCTCGACACCGCCGCCTCCATGGCCCTGGGCGGCGCCCTGCGAAAGGATCAACTGTGA
- a CDS encoding YbjQ family protein encodes MKPPKPQPRAQRDQPSAPGQQPHGSGQPAAQQPSATWSQPAQDQPQGSAPPSQESASPRPADVTTPGAQPVPEPISPLPQRDVDPRRPSFVSFALPVSTTETLPGLEIDAVVGVVVGIATRPRDMAHNPEMGYVNTAARQDAIGAMVQQAQEAGAHAIIGVRFDGGKISETVTELTAYGTAVTLRG; translated from the coding sequence GTGAAGCCCCCGAAGCCGCAGCCCCGGGCGCAGCGCGATCAGCCATCCGCCCCCGGACAGCAGCCGCACGGATCGGGTCAGCCTGCCGCCCAGCAGCCCTCGGCGACCTGGTCGCAGCCAGCGCAGGATCAGCCGCAGGGGTCGGCCCCGCCATCCCAGGAGTCGGCCTCCCCGCGCCCCGCCGACGTAACGACCCCGGGCGCGCAGCCAGTCCCCGAGCCGATCTCGCCGCTTCCGCAGCGTGACGTGGATCCGCGCCGTCCGAGCTTCGTCAGCTTCGCCCTCCCCGTGAGCACGACCGAGACCCTGCCCGGCCTCGAGATCGACGCAGTGGTCGGCGTCGTCGTCGGCATCGCGACCCGACCCCGCGACATGGCGCACAACCCAGAGATGGGCTACGTCAACACCGCTGCGCGACAGGACGCGATCGGCGCCATGGTGCAGCAGGCCCAGGAGGCGGGTGCGCACGCCATCATCGGGGTCCGCTTCGACGGCGGGAAGATCAGCGAGACCGTGACCGAGCTGACCGCCTACGGCACCGCGGTTACCCTTCGCGGCTGA